CAGGCGTACGGCGAAGCGGGGCGGATCATCCGCTCCTACTTCTGGGAGCCGGACATGTGCGGCATCGACTGGGACGCGGTGCTCGACCAGTACCGGCCCCTGATCGAACGGGTCGCCTCCCCCGACGAGTTCGCCGACCTGATGCGCGAGGTCCTGGGCGAACTGGGCACCTCGCACGCGTACGTCTCCCCCGCCCGCCGCAACGAGGGCCCGCCGCACTACCAGCGGGCGATCGGCCTGCTGGGCGCGAACCTGGTGTGCCGGGACGGGGAATGGCTGATCCAGCGCATCCTGCCCGGCGACTCCTCGGACTCCAAGGCGCGCTCGCCGCTCGCCGGTACGGGCATCCGGGAGGGCGCGGTCCTCACCCATGTCGACGGGCGGCCCGTCGATCCGGTGGCCGGGCCGTACCCGCTGCTCACGGCGGCGGGCGGCACGACGGTGGAGCTGACGTTCCGGCCGACGGGAGGCGGGCAGCCGCGCCGCATCGCGATCCTCCCCCTCGTCGACGAGCGACCGCTGCGGTACCAGGACTGGGTGGCCAAACGCCGTGAAGTGGTACGGGAGTTGAGCGGCGGCAAGTGCGGATATCTGCACATCCCCGACATGGGCGGCTCGGGGTGGGCCCAGTTCAACCGCGATCTGCGTCTCGAGGTGTCGCGTCCGGCCCTGATCGTGGACGTACGGGGCAACGCGGGCGGCCACATCAGTGAGCTGGTCGTGGAGAAGCTCACCCGCCGGATCCTGGGCTGGGACCTGACGCGCAACGCCCAGGCGGTCTCGTACGCGTCCAGTGCTCCGAGGGGTCCGGTGGTGGCCCTGGCCGACGAGGCGACGTCCTCCGACGGCGACATGATCACCGCCGCGTTCCGGCTGCTGAAGCTCGGTCCCGTGGTGGGTCAGCGGACCTGGGGCGGGGTGGTGGGGATGACCGGGCGCCACCGGCTGGGTGACGGCACGGTGATCACGGTGCCGATGAACGCGGCGTGGTTCGACACGTACGGCTGGTCGGTGGAGAACCACGGCGTGGAGCCGGACCTGGAAGCCCTGCGGACCCCGCTCGACTGGGCGGAGGGGCGGCACGCGGTGCTGGACGACGCGGTGCGGGTGGCCTTGAGCCTGCTGGCGAAGCATCCGGCGTCCACCCCGCCGTCGTACGCGACGGCCCCGAACCTGCGCCGGCCGCCGTTGCCGCCGCGCTAGGGGGGCCCGCGGGGGGGGCGGGGTCCCGGGGGGGCTCGTTTCCGCCGTGTCCCGGGCATGCGGAAAGACGCACCCGGAGTACCGGGTGCGCCTCTGCATGCGCGGGCGCGCGGACGCGCAAGCGCGCAGGTGAGTCAGGCCGCAGACGTCAACGGTCGAAGCGCTCGCGCGCCTCGTCCGTCAGGTCCTGGGCGCGGTCACCGAGCCCGGGCTGGTCCGGACGTCGCTCCGACTGGTCGGACGAGCGCTCGCGCGCCTCGCCCTGCCGGTTGCCCGCCTTCTTCTGCTTGCCCTGGTCGGCAAGCTCCTGCGCCTTGTCCTTGAACTGGTCGGCGATGCCCATGCTGTTCACTCCTATGTGGATGCTTGGGGTATGGCCCCGTTGGGGCCTCGACCAGATTTACACGCCAGGACATTCCGCGCATTTCGATCAGTCACGCTGCGTGCGCGCCTCCTGGTCCGCCGCGCCCCCGGCGCCCACCAGACCGGTCCCGACGCTCCCCAGCCGGTCCCCGAACCGCGCCATCTCGCGCTGCCCGACGATCCCGATGAGCGTCGGCAGGTAGCCGCGAACCGACTGCATCCCCCGCAGCCACCACTGCGCGTACACGTGCGAGGAACGCCGCTCGATCCCGGCCACGATCCGGTCCACGGCCGGGCCGAGCGGGTACGTGCGGTTCGACGGCCACGGCAGCCGCTGGCGCAGCTCCCGCATCACGTCGTCCTCGTCGGCGCCCCGCACCATGTCCGTGTCCGTCCAGGACAGATAGCCGACCCCGACCCGCACGCCCCGGTAGCCGACCTCGGCCCGCAGACTGTGCGCGAACGCCTCGACGCCCGACTTCGACGCGCAGTACGCGGTCATCATCGGCGCCGGAGTGATCGCGGCCAGGGAGGCGATCTGGAGGAAGTACCCGCGGCTCTCCATCAGCACCGGCAGGAACGCCCGCCCGGTCACCGCCCCGCCGATCAGGTTGACCTCGATGACCCGCCGCCACGCCTCCGGGTCGGAGTCGACGAACGGCCCGCCCGCGGCGACACCCGCGTTCGCGACGACCACGTCGACCTTGCCGAACCGCTGCTTGACCTCCTCGGCGACCCGGGCCATCGCCACATGGTCGGTGACGTCCGCGTGCCAGTGGTCGCTCTCCCCGTGCAGCCGCTCGGAGACCTGCTTCAGCTCGTCCGGCTCCAGGCCGACCAGCGCCAGCGTCGCGCCGCGCGCCGACAGCTTGCGGGCCAGCAGCTCGCCCACGCCGCGCGCCGCGCCGGTGACGACGACGACCTGCCCCTCAAGACTCCGCTTGTTGCTCATGCGACCTCCTCCTTGCCCGTGGCGGCCACCGTCACATACCCGGTCACCAGTTCCCGGATCTTCGCCGTGACCACGTCCGGCGCTTCCACCGGTGTCATGTGGCCCATGCCCGTCAGCTCGGTCAGTCCCAGACTCTGTGGCAGCGCCGCGACGATCGAGCGCGCGTGCACGGGCGGCGTCAGCCGGTCCTCCGTGCCCGCGATCACCGCGGTCGGCACCCGCAGCTCCCGTACCCCCGACTCCAGATCGAGGTCGGCGAGCACCTGCCCCCACGCCACCCGCGCCCGCCGCGGACACGCGTGCACGATCCGGGCGCAGACGTCGACCCGCTCGGGCGCCGAACCGGCGCCCATCGTCCCGTACTTGAGGATCCGCCTCGACAGCGGCGTGACCGGTCCGAGCGGCGCACGCGCGCCGAGTACGGCGCGGGTGAGACGGGTCCGGACCGCGCCGGGCTTCAGCGGGACGACCAGGGACTCGGCGAGCAGCCGCGAACTGCCGGTGCTGCACAGCAGTACCGCCGCCGCGTGCTCCCGCAGCCCCGCCCGCCGCGAGGCCGCCATCAGCGTCATCCCGCCCATGGAGTGCCCGGCGAGCACCGCCTTCTCGCCCGGTGCGAGGGTGGCCGCGAGAACGGCTTCGAGGTCGTCGGCGAGGGCGTCCGTGCTGTAGCCCGCGACAGCGCCCTCGGGCGACCGGCCGTGTCCGCGCTGGTCGTAGGCGATGACCCGGTGGTCGACCGCGAGGTCCCGGATCTGGGCGGCCCAGAAGTGGGTGCTGCAGGTCCAGCCGTGCGCGAGCACGACCGCGGGGGCCCCTTCGGGCCCGTGCAGTTCGGCGTGGACGCGCGAGCCGTCGGCCGAGACGACGGTCAGTTCGCGTACGGGTACGGGCGGGGCGTCCTCGCGCCGCAGGAGCCGGCTCATGCGACAGCCTCCTCGGCCGGTGCCTGGCCACTCCCGGCGGCTCCGGACGTCCGCGCCCGGATCACCTCGTACTCCCCCAGGTCGACCGACCTGGTCGCCTTACGGAACTCCGAGGTGGTCCCGGGCCAGACCGTGGTGTTGCGCCCCTCGGCGTCCAGGTACCAGCTGGTGCAGCCTCCGGTGTTCCACACGGTGCGCTTCATCCGCTCCTGCACCCGGTGGTTCCACGCCGTCACCGCCGACTGCCGCGCGCCGAGTGCGACACGTCCGCCCAGGACGTCCAGCTGGCGCAGATAGTCGGCCATGTAGTTCAGCTGGGACTCGATCATCAGGATCATGGAGGAATTGCCGAGCCCGGTGTTGGGCCCGATGATCGTCATCCAGTTGGGGAAGCCCACCGCGGTGGCGCCGCGCAGCCCCTCCATACCGCCCTTCCAGTGCTCGGCGAGCGTGATGCCCTCCGCACCGACGACCCGCTCGGCGATCGGCATGTCCGTCACGTGGAAGCCGGTGCCGAAGATGATCGCGTCGACCTCGGTCTCCGTACCGTCGGACGCGACGACCGTTGAGCCCCGCACCTCGGTCAGACCGGAGGCGACCACGTCCACGTTGGGCTGGGCGAGCGCCGGGTAGTAGGCGCTGGACAGCAGGATGCGCTTGCAGCCGATGCGGTACGAGGGCGTCAGCTTGGCCCGCAGCGCCGGGTCCTTGATCGACCGGGCGATGTTGGCCTTGGCGATCCGCTCCACCAGGCCGAGCTGGTTCGGGTGCTTGGTGAAGGCGCTGACCTGCAACTCCCTGATGCCCCACAGCAGTCCGCGCCTCGCGGTGCCGGTGAACGGCAGGCTGCGGTGGAGCCACTTCTCGGCTCCGCTGATGGCCCGGTCCATACGGGGCATGACCCAGGGCGGGGTGCGCTGGAAGAGCGTCACCTTGGCGGCCTTGGGCTGGATGGCCGGGACGATCTGGATGGCGGAGGCGCCGGTGCCGATCATGGCGACGCGCTTGCCGGTCAGGTCGTAGTCGTGGTCCCAGCGGGCCGAGTGGAAGACCTTGCCCGGGAATTCGGCGAGCCCGGGGATGTCGGGCATCTTCGGGTCGGAGAGCGGGCCGGTCGCGGAGACGACGGCATCGGCGGTGATCGTGACGCCGTTGGCGCACTCGATGCGCCAGTGCAGTTCGTCGACGTCCCACCGCATGACGGTCACTTCGTGGCCGAGCCGGAGGTGCGGGCGCAGCCCGAAGGTGTCGGCGACGTGCTCCAGATAGGCGCGGATGTGCTCCTGCCCCGAAAAGGTGCGCGGCCACTCGGGGTTGGGGGCGAACGAGAACGAGTAGAGGTGCGACGGGACGTCACAGGCACAGCCCGGATAGCTGTTGTCGCGCCAGGTCCCGCCGACCGAATCGGCCCGTTCCAGGACGACGAAATCGGTGGTGCCTTCGCGGCGCAGCCGGACAGCGGCACCGAGGCCCCCGAAACCGGATCCGATCACCGCCACTCGTACATGCTCGTGCTGGGCCATGCTGCCGCCTCCCGCGGTACGTCACACGACTCTGCCAGCAATCACTGGCATTGTTGGGAGAGTAGAGCAGCCCCCGTACTGATGGGTAGGGGTCGGACCAAGGAAAGTTACCGGCGGTACAACATAGGGTGCCCCTGTGGCAGAAGGACGCGAGCACCGTGAGTACCGCATGGAGGAACTGGCCAAGGAAGCCGGTATCTCCGTACGGACCCTGCGCTTCTACCGGGAGCGCGGCCTCATCCCGCCACCGCGCCGCCAAGGCCGTATCGCCTGGTACGACGACCACCACCTCGCCCGGCTGCGCACCGTGACGGGCCTGCTGGAACGCGGCCACACCCTCAACGGCATCGCCGACCTCGCCGCCACCTTCGACAGTGGCCGCGACGTCGCCGAGGTCCTCGGCCTGGGCGAACCCTCCGAAGAGACCCCGGTCCGGCTCACCCCCGAGCAACTCGCCGACTACTTCGAGGGCGAGGCCACCCCGGAGAATCTCGCCGCCGCCCTCGACCTCGGCTACCTCGGCACCGACGGCGACGAGATCGTGCACATCAGCCGCCGTCTCCTGGACGTGTCGGCCGAGCTCGTACGGGAAGGGGTGCCGCTCGCCACGGTGCTCGACTCCGGCCGCCGCGTCCGCGAACACGCCGACGCCCTCGCCGAGCTCTTCGTCGAGGTCCTGCGCGCCCACATCGCCGAGAAGGAACCGGCCCAGCTCCGCCCGCTGGCACGAGCCGTGGTGGACGCGGAGCTCTCCATGGCGCTGGACCGCAGACTGCGCCACGAGGACGACACCCCGTCCGCCCCCTCCGGCACCCCGGCGGACACATGACCGTCCCGGCGCCGCGCCCCTCCGGCGGCGCCCCCTTCTGGTCCCTGCTCGACGGGCCCGCGCAGGCCGAGCTGTCACGCCTCGGCCACCTCCGCAGCTTCGCCCCGCGGACCCATCTGCTCCGGCAGAACGAGATCAGCGACCACCTGCTCGTCGTCCGGCGCGGCTGCGTCAAGGTCTCCGCCCACTCCGCCGACGGCTATCTGGCCGTCCTCGCCCTGCGCAACCCCGGCGACCTGCTCGGTGAACAGGCCGGACTCGACGGCGGCCCGAGGTCCGCGACCCTGACCGCGCTGACCCCGGTCGACGCACTCGTCCTGCCCGCCCCGGCCTTCGACGCCGCCGCCCGGGCCCTGCCCGTCATCACCTCGGCCCGCCAACAGGTGCTGTCCGCACGGCTGCGCGAGGCCGACCGGCACCGGGCGGCGGCGGGCTCCGACGCCGTCCAGGCCCGCCTCGCCGCACTCCTGCTGGAACTCGGCGACGGATACGGGCGCCGCACGGCCTCGGGCTCCGTACAGATAGCCCTTCCGCTCTCCCAGGACGACCTGGCCGGCCTCGTCCTGTCCTCGCGCCGCACGGTCAGCCGCGTGTTCGAGCAGTGGCGCGGCAGCGGCTGGGTGACCACGGGGCGCAACCGGCTGGTCATCGACGACCCCGACGCCCTGAAGCAGCAGGCCGGGGGCCTGTAGCGGCAGGCCCCGCCACCCCGCGCGTCACACCTCGTCCCAGGCCAGCGTCCGCAGCCCGTACTGCTCCGCCACCGGATTCCAGCCCGCGACGAAGTCCTTCTTCGCCGTGGTCGCGAGCGTGTTCTGCTCCGTCGCCTCGTCCCAGTCGGACGAGGACGTCACCTGCTCCGGGGTGCAGCCGTCGGCCATGTCCTCGGCCAGCCTCGCGTAGGCGCGGTCGGCGGCGGCCGACGCCTCCCACCCGGCCCGCAGGTCGGAGGTGACCTCGGAGGGCAGCTCGTCGACGGACAGGGATTCCAACTCCCCCACCAGCCGGTCCCGTTCGTCACCGGCCTCGTCGAACACGTCCTTGGCGGAGGCGAGTTCCCCGGAACCCGGGCACTTCGTGAGCACGAGCACCGCCGCCGCGACGCTGCCGCGGTTGCCGTCGTTCTCGCGCACCAGCGAATCCAGCGCGTTCGCCTGCGTCTCACGCTCCCCTTCCGCGCTGCCGCTCCCGTCCGCCGTCGAGGAGCCGTCGGACACGTCGGACGTGTCCTGCCCGCTCGTGCGCTCGGCGCTCGTGCCCGGGGTGCCGCTGTCGCCGAACGGGCCGAGGTCCAGGGACCAGGCCCCGAACAGGGCGACGGCGACGAGCGCCGCGACCCAGCGGCCCGCCCGGCCCTTCGAGGGCTGCGAAGGACCCGGGCGGGGACGGATATGGGCCGAGGACGTCCGGGCGCGGGCCGGACCCGGTGGACCGGTCGGCTCCGGCGGGCTGTTCACCACGGTGGGGGTCGGCGTCACCGTCACCCGGTTCGGCACGACGGGAGCCGACTCGACCGCGGCGGCCAGCGGGCCGAGCCAGGCGGCCATCGTGGGCCGTGCGGCGGGATCGGGCGACAGCGCGCGCTCCGCCAGCGCCGCCACGGCCGGGTCCGCCGCCCGCAGCGGGCCGAGATCCGCACCGTCCTGCTCCCCGAGGAACAGCCGCGCGGCGAGCAGGGCGAACTTGTGGACGACGCCCTCGGCCGTGTCGGTCCGCTCGCCCTCCGGCAGGCTCCACCCACCGGTCTGCGTCGCGGGCAGCGCCTCCCGGCCGCCGACCACCATCGAGTCGCAGTCGATGACGAAGCAGGTCGTCCGGGGCCAGAGCGAGAACAGGACGTTCTTCGGGGAGAGATCCCGCAGCACGACCTCCATGCCGTCCAGCCGGTCCAGGGTCCTGGCGAAGTCCAGCAGCAGTTC
The Streptomyces sp. NBC_00234 DNA segment above includes these coding regions:
- a CDS encoding Crp/Fnr family transcriptional regulator; translated protein: MTVPAPRPSGGAPFWSLLDGPAQAELSRLGHLRSFAPRTHLLRQNEISDHLLVVRRGCVKVSAHSADGYLAVLALRNPGDLLGEQAGLDGGPRSATLTALTPVDALVLPAPAFDAAARALPVITSARQQVLSARLREADRHRAAAGSDAVQARLAALLLELGDGYGRRTASGSVQIALPLSQDDLAGLVLSSRRTVSRVFEQWRGSGWVTTGRNRLVIDDPDALKQQAGGL
- a CDS encoding alpha/beta fold hydrolase, with protein sequence MSRLLRREDAPPVPVRELTVVSADGSRVHAELHGPEGAPAVVLAHGWTCSTHFWAAQIRDLAVDHRVIAYDQRGHGRSPEGAVAGYSTDALADDLEAVLAATLAPGEKAVLAGHSMGGMTLMAASRRAGLREHAAAVLLCSTGSSRLLAESLVVPLKPGAVRTRLTRAVLGARAPLGPVTPLSRRILKYGTMGAGSAPERVDVCARIVHACPRRARVAWGQVLADLDLESGVRELRVPTAVIAGTEDRLTPPVHARSIVAALPQSLGLTELTGMGHMTPVEAPDVVTAKIRELVTGYVTVAATGKEEVA
- a CDS encoding flavin-containing monooxygenase; amino-acid sequence: MAQHEHVRVAVIGSGFGGLGAAVRLRREGTTDFVVLERADSVGGTWRDNSYPGCACDVPSHLYSFSFAPNPEWPRTFSGQEHIRAYLEHVADTFGLRPHLRLGHEVTVMRWDVDELHWRIECANGVTITADAVVSATGPLSDPKMPDIPGLAEFPGKVFHSARWDHDYDLTGKRVAMIGTGASAIQIVPAIQPKAAKVTLFQRTPPWVMPRMDRAISGAEKWLHRSLPFTGTARRGLLWGIRELQVSAFTKHPNQLGLVERIAKANIARSIKDPALRAKLTPSYRIGCKRILLSSAYYPALAQPNVDVVASGLTEVRGSTVVASDGTETEVDAIIFGTGFHVTDMPIAERVVGAEGITLAEHWKGGMEGLRGATAVGFPNWMTIIGPNTGLGNSSMILMIESQLNYMADYLRQLDVLGGRVALGARQSAVTAWNHRVQERMKRTVWNTGGCTSWYLDAEGRNTTVWPGTTSEFRKATRSVDLGEYEVIRARTSGAAGSGQAPAEEAVA
- a CDS encoding MerR family transcriptional regulator → MEELAKEAGISVRTLRFYRERGLIPPPRRQGRIAWYDDHHLARLRTVTGLLERGHTLNGIADLAATFDSGRDVAEVLGLGEPSEETPVRLTPEQLADYFEGEATPENLAAALDLGYLGTDGDEIVHISRRLLDVSAELVREGVPLATVLDSGRRVREHADALAELFVEVLRAHIAEKEPAQLRPLARAVVDAELSMALDRRLRHEDDTPSAPSGTPADT
- a CDS encoding SDR family oxidoreductase yields the protein MSNKRSLEGQVVVVTGAARGVGELLARKLSARGATLALVGLEPDELKQVSERLHGESDHWHADVTDHVAMARVAEEVKQRFGKVDVVVANAGVAAGGPFVDSDPEAWRRVIEVNLIGGAVTGRAFLPVLMESRGYFLQIASLAAITPAPMMTAYCASKSGVEAFAHSLRAEVGYRGVRVGVGYLSWTDTDMVRGADEDDVMRELRQRLPWPSNRTYPLGPAVDRIVAGIERRSSHVYAQWWLRGMQSVRGYLPTLIGIVGQREMARFGDRLGSVGTGLVGAGGAADQEARTQRD